The Bacillota bacterium genome has a window encoding:
- a CDS encoding pyridoxal-phosphate dependent enzyme: MARELVYGPTFEEMLHPEIVDPRVRERAVKALGVDELDPVNLYNITWKGPDNTVRYFVVPKELTGVEPNVIMLYGKDFPTGSHKVGATYSVAVEKQLRGEIRPGEHTLVWPSTGNYGIGGAWVGPRMGYDSLVILPEQMSSERFERIARYGARAIATPGCESNVKEIYDKCKELAKADPARVRVLNQFEEMGNYRFHYYVTGNTIVEVVGELAQKGVGNGRTAAFVSAMGSAGTIAAGDRLKEVFYETRIVGLEPVQCPTLSYNGYGAHDIQGIGDKHVTWIHNVNNMDAMMCIDDLECKKGLQLLTDPVGLEYLAGELGIDEEAAEKLSSIIGISGVCNLLGAIKTAKFYEFGPDDNIVTVATDAIDRYRSVMKALSERCGAMDRVKAASRHEAIFLSAKLDHIVEGTVENRKRWHNLKYYTWVEQQGKTVEELNAQRSQEYWIAQREIVSELDAMIRAARG, translated from the coding sequence ATGGCACGTGAGCTGGTTTACGGTCCTACCTTCGAGGAGATGCTTCACCCGGAGATCGTGGACCCTCGAGTGAGGGAGCGTGCAGTCAAGGCGCTCGGTGTGGACGAGCTCGATCCCGTCAACCTGTACAACATCACTTGGAAAGGTCCCGACAACACGGTGAGGTACTTCGTCGTGCCGAAAGAGCTGACCGGGGTAGAGCCCAACGTCATCATGCTGTACGGCAAGGACTTCCCCACCGGCAGCCACAAAGTGGGAGCGACCTACTCCGTGGCCGTCGAGAAGCAGCTTCGCGGGGAGATCCGCCCCGGAGAGCACACCCTTGTCTGGCCGTCTACGGGGAACTACGGAATCGGGGGGGCTTGGGTCGGACCGAGGATGGGATACGATTCGCTGGTCATCCTTCCAGAGCAGATGAGCTCCGAGAGGTTCGAACGGATAGCGCGTTACGGCGCGCGGGCCATCGCGACCCCGGGATGCGAGAGCAACGTCAAGGAGATCTACGACAAGTGCAAGGAGTTGGCCAAGGCCGACCCCGCACGCGTGCGCGTCCTGAACCAGTTCGAGGAGATGGGCAACTACAGGTTCCACTACTACGTGACCGGCAACACCATTGTCGAGGTCGTGGGGGAGCTTGCGCAAAAGGGCGTGGGGAACGGAAGGACGGCTGCGTTCGTGTCTGCAATGGGATCCGCGGGAACGATCGCCGCCGGGGACCGCCTCAAGGAGGTGTTCTATGAGACGCGCATCGTCGGCCTCGAGCCGGTCCAATGCCCGACGTTGTCTTACAACGGATACGGCGCTCACGACATCCAGGGCATCGGCGACAAGCACGTCACATGGATACACAACGTGAACAACATGGACGCCATGATGTGCATAGACGATTTGGAATGCAAGAAAGGCCTCCAGCTGCTGACAGACCCCGTCGGACTCGAGTACCTCGCTGGTGAGCTGGGAATCGATGAGGAGGCAGCTGAGAAACTATCGAGCATCATCGGCATCTCGGGGGTGTGCAACCTCCTCGGCGCCATCAAGACGGCGAAGTTCTACGAATTCGGCCCTGACGACAACATAGTCACCGTCGCAACCGACGCCATCGACAGGTACAGATCGGTCATGAAGGCACTGTCCGAAAGGTGCGGCGCGATGGACCGCGTGAAGGCGGCGAGCAGGCACGAGGCCATATTCCTTTCCGCTAAACTGGACCACATCGTCGAAGGCACGGTGGAGAACAGAAAGCGCTGGCACAACCTCAAGTACTACACGTGGGTCGAGCAACAGGGGAAGACGGTCGAGGAGCTCAACGCCCAGAGGAGCCAGGAGTACTGGATAGCGCAGCGCGAGATCGTGTCGGAGCTCGACGCGATGATCCGCGCCGCCCGCGGATGA
- a CDS encoding 4Fe-4S dicluster domain-containing protein, whose protein sequence is MEVGAGVGVQVGGNDMDIRSFDPAKCTGCRNCELACSIGHFGVFNPRRARIHVLRRGSGEEIRVCDHCEEHPCTAACKRRALEWDDGEVFVNEAACNLCGDCVASCPSGGISVFDGSVLICDLCHGDPMCVRFCTTGALALRAR, encoded by the coding sequence ATGGAAGTAGGTGCGGGCGTTGGCGTCCAGGTTGGGGGGAACGACATGGACATCCGGTCGTTCGACCCGGCGAAGTGCACTGGGTGCAGAAACTGCGAGCTTGCCTGCTCCATCGGGCACTTTGGCGTGTTCAACCCGAGACGGGCGCGCATACACGTTCTCAGGCGAGGGAGCGGTGAGGAGATCCGGGTTTGCGACCACTGCGAGGAGCATCCGTGCACTGCGGCATGCAAGAGGCGGGCGCTCGAGTGGGACGACGGTGAGGTATTCGTGAACGAGGCGGCGTGCAACCTATGTGGAGACTGCGTCGCTTCGTGTCCGTCCGGTGGCATAAGCGTATTCGACGGATCTGTGCTCATTTGCGACTTGTGCCACGGTGACCCCATGTGCGTGAGGTTCTGCACCACAGGGGCCCTGGCCCTGAGAGCGAGGTGA
- a CDS encoding [FeFe] hydrogenase, group A encodes MPEVVVDGHSCWVPEGTTILDAARHAGTRVPALCYHPWLGRSWARACGVCVVEVEGREDLVTACDHVVEPGMVIHTASAKVTARRREVVSFLFAQHPRECLVCERRAYCELKRLGDELGVRTRRLAVTRRRLAVDRTSLAIVRDPNKCVMCGRCVAACMKMHGATPYPSLATEVDGARSAVERAGPRAILGEDWVECRALAFEDMACDTTCVECGQCVAVCPTGALAEKSQLVRVRRWLANHRVVTVAQTAPALRATIAEAWGKPAGTVSTGLMVAVLRKLGFDKVFDTALGADLTAVEEAHELRQRLETGGKVPMFTSCCPAWVKFVENEYPSLVSHLSTCKSPHMMTGAVAKTVLQETDGAAPEDVHVVSLMPCTAKKFEAMTERSARGVLRDVDSVLTTRELVRLIQAAEMDVESLEESGFDAPLGSASGAGTIFGATGGVAEAALRALADELGVELEVGLEDGSAIGRLPGPGVIAATVTLGRLILRVAVIQGLAEARNVLDDVAAGKRPYDFVEVMACPGGCVGGGGQPIAVEREDGDCMLAQMRGAALRAIDGATTERNPRRNPVVVEIYRRFLGEPGGPRAKELLHDPVRLGAQTLRAGSGRGPRASARLGANDGGTSAVGRARGGAR; translated from the coding sequence ATGCCGGAAGTCGTGGTGGACGGTCATTCGTGCTGGGTTCCCGAAGGGACGACCATCCTGGATGCGGCTAGGCACGCGGGGACGCGGGTCCCGGCGCTGTGTTACCATCCGTGGTTGGGGCGGAGCTGGGCGCGAGCGTGCGGAGTATGCGTGGTCGAAGTGGAGGGCAGGGAGGATCTCGTGACCGCGTGCGACCATGTCGTGGAGCCGGGGATGGTCATTCACACGGCGAGCGCGAAGGTGACGGCGAGGCGTCGCGAGGTGGTGTCGTTCCTCTTTGCTCAGCATCCCAGGGAATGCCTCGTGTGCGAGAGGAGGGCGTACTGCGAGCTCAAGAGGCTCGGCGACGAACTCGGGGTGCGAACGCGAAGGCTCGCGGTGACGCGACGCAGACTTGCGGTGGACAGAACGAGCCTCGCGATAGTGCGCGACCCCAACAAGTGCGTGATGTGCGGAAGGTGCGTCGCCGCGTGCATGAAGATGCACGGCGCGACTCCGTACCCCTCCCTGGCCACCGAAGTCGATGGCGCCAGGAGCGCAGTCGAGCGAGCCGGGCCTCGGGCGATCCTCGGTGAGGATTGGGTGGAGTGCCGCGCGCTGGCGTTTGAGGACATGGCGTGCGACACCACGTGCGTAGAGTGCGGGCAATGCGTCGCGGTGTGTCCCACCGGGGCTCTTGCCGAGAAATCCCAGCTAGTGCGAGTGAGGCGCTGGCTTGCGAACCACCGTGTCGTCACGGTGGCCCAGACGGCGCCCGCACTCAGGGCGACGATCGCCGAGGCATGGGGCAAGCCCGCGGGAACGGTGTCGACCGGGCTAATGGTTGCCGTTCTCCGGAAGCTGGGTTTTGACAAGGTGTTCGATACGGCATTAGGGGCGGACCTCACCGCGGTCGAGGAGGCGCATGAGCTCAGGCAACGCCTCGAGACCGGGGGGAAGGTTCCCATGTTCACGTCGTGCTGTCCGGCGTGGGTGAAGTTCGTGGAGAACGAGTATCCGAGCCTGGTCTCGCACCTTTCGACGTGCAAGTCGCCTCACATGATGACTGGCGCCGTCGCCAAGACCGTGCTGCAAGAGACGGACGGCGCGGCCCCAGAGGACGTGCACGTCGTGTCGCTGATGCCATGCACCGCGAAGAAGTTCGAGGCTATGACGGAGCGAAGCGCGCGAGGCGTGCTACGCGACGTCGATTCGGTCCTCACCACGCGCGAGCTGGTCCGCTTGATCCAAGCGGCGGAGATGGACGTGGAGTCGCTGGAGGAAAGCGGGTTCGATGCACCGCTGGGAAGCGCAAGCGGAGCGGGGACGATATTCGGCGCGACTGGAGGCGTCGCGGAAGCGGCGCTCAGGGCGCTTGCCGACGAGCTGGGCGTGGAGCTCGAGGTGGGGCTCGAAGATGGGAGCGCCATAGGCCGCCTTCCGGGACCGGGTGTGATCGCGGCCACGGTGACCCTGGGTCGCCTGATCCTGCGTGTGGCGGTGATCCAGGGCCTGGCCGAGGCGAGGAACGTGCTAGACGACGTGGCGGCGGGGAAGCGGCCTTACGACTTCGTGGAAGTCATGGCATGCCCTGGCGGGTGCGTGGGCGGCGGCGGGCAACCGATTGCGGTGGAACGGGAGGACGGAGACTGCATGCTCGCACAGATGCGGGGTGCCGCGCTTCGCGCCATCGATGGGGCGACCACAGAAAGAAACCCTCGTCGGAACCCGGTCGTGGTGGAGATCTACCGGCGGTTCCTGGGCGAGCCCGGCGGGCCGCGCGCCAAGGAGCTCCTGCACGATCCGGTTCGGCTCGGCGCTCAGACGCTCCGCGCAGGCTCGGGACGGGGACCTCGGGCCTCAGCGAGGCTCGGGGCGAATGACGGTGGCACTAGCGCAGTAGGTCGCGCGCGGGGAGGTGCGCGGTGA